A stretch of the Cheilinus undulatus linkage group 11, ASM1832078v1, whole genome shotgun sequence genome encodes the following:
- the LOC121517250 gene encoding protein ILRUN-like yields the protein MEGMDLDLDQELMQKFSCMGTTDKDILISEFQRLLGFQLNPAGCAFFLDMTNWNLQAAIGAYYDFESPNISAPCMSLVKDVTIGEGESVPPDTPFTKTWRIQNTGAESWPPGVCLKYVGGDQFGHVNMVMVRSLDPQEMTDVSVQMQSPVSPGMYQGQWRMCTATGLYFGDVIWVILSVEVGGLLGVTQQLSSFKAEFNTQPHRNLEGDYNPFASPEKSKCPNSNNNSLHDASGHRVTELQQDQNGLSHNSVDLVANSLQNNLSVVAYNQGIQEPYPFGHS from the exons ATGGAAGGCAtggacctggacctggaccaGGAGCTCATGCAGAAATTCAGCTGCATGGGAACAACAGACAAAGACATCTTGATTTCGGAATTTCAGCGGCTGCTTGGGTTTCAGCTAAACCCCGCTGGATGCGCCTTCTTTCTGGATATGACCAACTG GAATTTACAAGCAGCCATCGGAGCCTACTATGACTTTGAGAGTCCCAACATCAGTGCACCATGCATGTCCCTAGTGAAGGATGTGACGATCGGGGAAGGGGAATCAGTACCACCAGACACACCTTTCACAAAGACCTGGAGAATACAGAACACAG GTGCAGAGTCATGGCCTCCAGGGGTTTGTCTCAAGTATGTTGGAGGAGATCAGTTCGGTCATGTGAACATGGTGATGGTGCGGTCTCTGGACCCGCAGGAAATGACTGATGTTAGTGTGCAAATGCAGAGCCCAGTGTCTCCTGGTATGTACCAGGGCCAGTGGAGGATGTGTACGGCTACAGGACTTTACTTTGGAG atgTAATTTGGGTGATCCTGAGCGTAGAGGTCGGAGGCCTTCTTGGCGTCACGCAGCAGCTTTCCTCGTTCAAAGCCGAGTTCAACACCCAACCTCACCGCAACCTGGAGGGAGACTACAACCCCTTCGCCTCGCCAGAGAAGAGCAAGTGCcccaacagcaacaacaacagcctCCATGATGCCAGCGGTCACagggtcacagagctgcagcAAGATCAGAATGGACTCTCACACAACTCTGTGGATTTAGTAGCAAACAGTCTACAAAACAATTTATCAGTAGTTGCTTATAACCAG GGTATACAGGAGCCCTATCCCTTTGGGCACTCTTAA
- the LOC121517868 gene encoding SAM pointed domain-containing Ets transcription factor-like: MGSPGSEHAGFTSHSPLYISHPHTDTRTCWQEEAEDIKPPRSLLGLPELSWSGVYLPCYDRLTMEENPWVLRMTDAPAPAAVPPSRTPEMSLAKPSPVQDPPSEIEGQTEERCLEQVQTMVVGEVLKDVDTACKLLNIAPDPLDWSSVHVQKWLLWTEHLYRLPQVSTVFQDLTGRDLCSMTEADFRLRSSQFGDMLYAHLDIWRSTAAMKERCPPEDNKSTDDDSWPEVISNYPNQPIHLWQFLRELLLKPHNYSRCIRWLNKEKGIFKIEDSAHVARLWGIRKNRPAMNYDKLSRSIRQYYKKGIIRKPDVSRRLVYQFVNPV; the protein is encoded by the exons ATGGGGAGTCCAGGCTCAGAGCATGCAGGCTTCACCTCACACTCACCTCTCTACATCAGCCACCCACACACCGACACCAGGACGTGCTGgcaggaggaggcagaggacaTTAAACCCCCCCGCAGCTTATTGGGGCTTCCTGAGCTGAGCTGGTCGGGGGTCTACCTCCCCTGTTATGACAGATTAACGATGGAGGAGAACCCCTGGGTGCTGAGGATGACAGATgctcctgctcctgctgctgttcCTCCATCCAGGACTCCAGAGATGAGCTTAGCCAAGCCAAGCCCGGTCCAGGACCCCCCCTCTGAGATAGAGGGCCAAACGGAGGAGCGCTGCCTGGAGCAGGTCCAGACCATGGTGGTTGGAGAGGTGCTGAAGGACGTCGACACGGCCTGCAAACTGCTCAACATCGCACCAG ACCCTTTAGACTGGAGCAGTGTGCACGTTCAAAAGTGGCTGCTCTGGACCGAGCACCTGTACAGGCTGCCGCAGGTCAGCACCGTGTTTCAGGACCTGACTGGGAGGGACCTGTGCTCCATGACAGAAGCAGACTTTAGATTACGCTCCTCACAGTTTGGGGACATGCTTTATGCTCACCTGGACATCTGGAGATCAA CAGCAGCAATGAAGGAGCGCTGCCCACCAGAGGACAACAAATCCA CTGATGATGATTCCTGGCCAGAAGTCATCAGTAACTATCCCAACCAGCCCATCCACCTGTGGCAGTTCCTCCgagagctgctgctgaagcCTCACAACTACAGCCGCTGCATCCGCTGGCTCAACAAAGAGAAAG GGATCTTCAAAATAGAGGACTCGGCTCATGTGGCCAGGCTATGGGGCATCAGGAAGAACCGCCCAGCTATGAACTACGACAAACTGAGCCGCTCCATACGTCAGTACTACAAGAAGGGTATCATCAGAAAGCCTGATGTATCCCGCAGACTGGTCTACCAATTTGTCAACCCAGTATGA